Proteins found in one Chionomys nivalis chromosome 15, mChiNiv1.1, whole genome shotgun sequence genomic segment:
- the Irx1 gene encoding iroquois-class homeodomain protein IRX-1, with protein sequence MSFPQLGYPQYLSAAGPGAYGGERPGVLAAAAAAAAAASSGRPGTAELGAGTGAAAVTSVLGMYAAAGPYAGAPNYSAFLPYAADLSLFSQMGSQYELKDNPGVHPATFAAHTTPAYYPYGQFQYGDPGRPKNATRESTSTLKAWLNEHRKNPYPTKGEKIMLAIITKMTLTQVSTWFANARRRLKKENKVTWGARSKDQEDGALFGSDTEGDPEKTEDDEEIDLESIDIDQIDERDGDQSNEDEEDKAEVPRARGAPPSLTRDQGSPLSAAEALKSQDSPLGLPKEVSEPGSTRLLSPGASAVGLQGAPNSKPKIWSLAETATSPDGVPKASPPPPSSHPSPHGPPSGAPLQHPAFLPSHGLYTCHIGKFSNWTNGAFLAQGSLLNMRSFLGVGAPHAAPQGPHLPAPPPPQPPVQVATGVLHGDKASARSSPALPERDLVPRSDSPPQQLKSPFQPVRDNSLAPQEGTPRILAALPSA encoded by the exons ATGTCCTTTCCGCAGTTGGGCTACCCGCAGTACCTAAGCGCCGCGGGCCCGGGCGCCTACGGTGGAGAGCGCCCTGGGGTGCTGGCTGCGGCCGCGGCTGCTGCGGCCGCCGCCTCGTCGGGCCGGCCGGGGACGGCGGAGCTGGGAGCAGGCACGGGAGCCGCCGCAGTTACCTCAGTGTTGGGCATGTATGCCGCGGCGGGACCTTACGCGGGCGCACCCAACTACAGCGCCTTCCTGCCCTATGCTGCGGACCTGAGCCTCTTCTCGCAGATG GGCTCTCAGTATGAACTCAAGGACAACCCAGGGGTGCACCCAGCCACCTTCGCAGCCCACACAACGCCTGCTTATTATCCCTATGGCCAGTTTCAATACGGGGATCCCGGGCGACCTAAAAACGCCACCCGCGAGAGCACCAGCACGTTGAAAGCCTGGCTCAACGAGCACCGCAAGAACCCGTACCCCACCAAGGGAGAGAAGATTATGCTGGCCATCATCACTAAGATGACCCTCACACAGGTCTCCACCTGGTTCGCCAATGCGCGCCGCCGCCTCAAGAAGGAGAACAAGGTGACATGGGGGGCGCGCAGCAAGGACCAGGAAGACGGCGCCCTCTTTGGCAGCGACACAGAGGGCGACCCTGAGAAGACCGAGGACGACGAAGAGATCGACCTGGAGAGCATTGACATCGACCAGATCGACGAGCGTGATGGCGACCAGAGCAATGAAGATGAGGAGGACAAGGCTGAAGTTCCTAGGGCACGCGGAGCCCCTCCCTCCCTAACTCGAGACCAGGGCTCACCGTTGTCGGCCGCTGAGGCACTCAAGTCCCAAGATTCGCCCTTGGGCCTGCCTAAGGAAGTCTCAGAGCCCGGCAGCACGCGCCTGCTGAGTCCTGGCGCCTCGGCGGTCGGCCTGCAGGGCGCGCCGAATAGCAAGCCCAAGATCTGGTCGCTGGCTGAGACAGCCACTAGCCCCGACGGCGTGCCCAAGgcatctccaccaccaccctccAGCCATCCTAGCCCGCACGGGCCTCCCAGCGGCGCGCCTCTGCAACACCCGGCCTTTCTGCCCAGCCACGGACTGTACACCTGCCACATAGGCAAGTTTTCCAACTGGACCAACGGCGCGTTCCTCGCACAGGGCTCGCTGCTGAACATGCGCTCCTTCCTGGGCGTTGGAGCGCCACACGCCGCACCACAGGGCCCACACCTGCCcgcaccaccacctccacagcCGCCTGTCCAGGTTGCCACAGGGGTGCTCCACGGTGATAAGGCCTCTGCCCGTAGCAGTCCTGCGCTTCCAG AGAGAGACCTAGTCCCCAGGTCGGATTCGCCCCCACAGCAGTTAAAGTCACCCTTCCAGCCTGTGCGCGACAA CTCGCTGGCCCCGCAGGAGGGAACGCCTCGGATCCTCGCAGCCCTCCCGTCTGCTTGA